The genome window CCGTATCAGTCATGGCGATTACGTACTCAAGGTGAGAGCCACCAACTCTCACGGTGTATGGAGCAAGTATGTGGCAGAACTGCCTATCGAAGTGCGCCCTACCTTCTGGGAAAGCATCTGGGGCAAATTTCTGATGCTGCTTCTGCTCTTCGGTATCGTAGGCGCAATCTTCTATACCTACAACCAGCGCCAGCGCGAGAACGTAACCCACGAGATGAGCGTGCTGAAGAACGAGTTCTATAACGATGCTGCCAACCGTCTGAGAACCCCTCTAACGCTCATCGGAGCCCCGGTAAAAACCATTCTAGATACCGAGCCGGGTATCACCCGAAAGGGCAAGGAACTGCTGAGAATGGTAGTAGACAATGCCAACGAAATGCTGGTAATGCTGGACAAGGTTCAGAGATACGGCAACAAGGCAGACTTCCATACGAACAGCGGTCTGACCGAGGAAGATTACGACCTGGCAGAAAGAGAAAAAGCGAATGGCCAGATTGACGACCACAATGCATCTGACTATCTGGAAGAAACCAACAAACAGAAAGAAGAAAAGGATGCAGAGGCAGAACGCCTGGAAGAAATGGGCAAGGAACAGAAAGAAGCACAGGAAGAAACGAAACTCAAAGACCAGACTGTACTGGTAGTAGAAGACAATGCCGACCTGCGCAAGTTCCTCTACAGCATTCTCTCGCCTACCTACAACGTGCTGCTTGCAGAGAACGGAAAGACTGGTTTGGTGATGGCCCGCAAGGAGATACCAGACTTTATCCTCACGGACGTTACCATGCCTGTGATGGATGGTTTGTCGATGATTCACGAGATCAAGCAGGATACCACCCTCAACAACATCCCAGTGATGATTCTCTCGGCCAAGGCAAGCGTAGAAGATCAGCAGCGAGGCTTTGATGAAGGTGTTGATGCCTATATCACCAAGCCATTCTCTACCCCTTATCTGCTCGGCCGAATAGAGGCTATCCTCACCCAGCGCCGCAACATTCAGATGGATGTCATCAGAAAGCTGAAGGAAACTGGCGATAAAGATGCCATAGCAGCCCTGCGAATACTGCCTGCAGCAGCTCCTCAGCCTGCTCTTAACCAGGCTGAAACTAGTGCCGAGAGCGAAGCGGTTGACCCAAACAGCGAGCTGGCATTGATGGCGGCACAGATGCAGGACAGAACCATGATGCGTGCCTTCAGGTTTATTGTTGAAAATGCAGGCAACCCGGAACTCAAGATAGATGATATCTCGAACGAAATCGGTATGAGCCGAAGCGTACTATATAATAAGGTGAAAGCAACGACCGGAATGACGCCGGTAGACTTCGTTCGCCATATACGTATCAAGAAGGCATGCGAGATGTTGCGCAAGACAGACGATACACTGAGCAGCATCGCCTTTGCAGTAGGTTTCACCGACCCTAAGTATTTCTCGAAGGTATTCAAGAAAGAAACGGGTATCGTGCCTACTGAATACCGAAACAGAACGCAGGGATAGCCCGCATCATTACAGATGAAAGCAGTCATCATTACTGATGGCTGCTTTTATCTGTATTGACAAAAAAGTAATACATATTACAGGACATATCTTCAGTTGTTGTCGGGCACAGCCTTCTTTGTTATCGTACACAGCAAAACGTTCAAGCAAGGAAAAAAGCAGAATAGTCATAAAATTGAGCCGTTTTGCTTAGTTTTTTGACCGAATATTGCAAAAAAGTATAAAAATGGGGGGGGTATTTGATTAATTTTCCCTTTTTACTGAAAAAAAGCTGAGAAAAAGTTTGGTGTTACAAGAAAATGTAGTACCTTTGCAACAAGTTCTTAGAAAAGTTAAATGATAGATTAATCGTAAACCTCTTTTTCTTTGTTTTTTTGAGGAAAAAGAGGTAAAGAAAAAGGAATGCAGGGTTTGTGAAAATCCTGCATTTTTTATTTTTTTATGCTGTTTCATACTGATATTGTGCAGGTATATCGTCTACATATTTTATTCTTCTATATTCTATATCTAACCGATATCTATACTCAGGTATATGGTATCTGTTTACCCAGATATACAATATCTATCTACATTATATATATTACGCTCATTCCTTCATCTATGATTTTGTTCGATTTTTAGAATTTTTAAAAAAACTATTGAAGTATTCTAAGAGAAAAGTAGTATCTTTGCACTCTAGATCATATAAGTTGAGATCGGAAATATAGATAACACATACATAAAGATAAAAAAAATGAGAACTGTTTACGAATTTTCTGTTAAAGACAGAAAGGGAAAGGATGTTTCCCTCAAGGAGTATGCCAACGAAGTGCTGCTCATCGTCAACACCGCCACAAAGTGTGGTTTCACCCCTCAGTATGAGGAACTGGAGAAACTTTATGAGACCTATCATTCTCAAGGTTTCGAAATACTTGATTTTCCTTGCAACCAGTTTGGTCAGCAAGCCCCTGGTACAGATGAAAGCATTCATCAGTTCTGCAAGCTTACATACGGCACAGAGTTCCAGCGCTACAAGAAGATCAAGGTAAACGGAGACGATGCTGCCCCTCTCTTCAAATTTCTGAAAGAATGTAAGGGCTTTGCTGGTTGGGACGAGAGCCACCCTCTCTACCCTGTTCTCGACAAGATGTTGAGCGAGGCTGATCCTAACTACAAGGAGAGTGCCGATATCAAGTGGAACTTCACCAAGTTCCTCGTTAACAAGAAGGGTCAGGTTGTAGCCCGCTTCGAGCCTACCACAAGCTTCGATGTCATCGCTAAGGCTATCGAAGAGTGGTTGAAC of Segatella copri contains these proteins:
- a CDS encoding glutathione peroxidase; this encodes MRTVYEFSVKDRKGKDVSLKEYANEVLLIVNTATKCGFTPQYEELEKLYETYHSQGFEILDFPCNQFGQQAPGTDESIHQFCKLTYGTEFQRYKKIKVNGDDAAPLFKFLKECKGFAGWDESHPLYPVLDKMLSEADPNYKESADIKWNFTKFLVNKKGQVVARFEPTTSFDVIAKAIEEWLNF